The Kozakia baliensis genome includes a region encoding these proteins:
- a CDS encoding carbohydrate porin, which produces MFVSFGVHTAHAQVLDNDIGSEPNMRVDTPLPAKPSNKTTVPPFARPEAVFSDPMGLTNWLRARGIALLIDNTNEFAGAVTKPTPGFVNYRQGASNAGQYAISLNMDWEKLAGIKGFATHMITVGRYGTTANRMFGDWLNHASEVYGGGGNVVVHLVMAYGEETLLGGRVALAAGRMSEMSDFVASPLYCNFQNGSMCGRPKNATDSAFTSGYPAAVWAARARGRPSRFTYLQMGVYLAENGIYQNFQHRTGFKFNGSNIVGTRIPLEFGWEPLLNGNLPGHYKVGGVLMTAPTADMYEDIDGLPYALTHRAQRMHKASYGAWTLMDQRIVNYNGGKDDSGITALWGFLYNDKHTSLREWEAYGAVIDRGFWKARPLDTIGLAFTYTKISPGVQISEELLRAQNRSMPNHATGIQRHTSVFEANYAIHVMRGVIFQPLFEYFIRPNGQGNLRNAELLGFKSHIEFL; this is translated from the coding sequence ATGTTTGTTTCTTTCGGCGTGCACACTGCACATGCTCAGGTTCTCGATAACGACATCGGTTCAGAACCGAATATGCGCGTTGACACGCCGCTTCCCGCCAAACCGTCCAACAAAACGACCGTTCCCCCCTTCGCCCGACCGGAAGCGGTTTTCTCCGATCCGATGGGGCTGACGAATTGGCTGCGTGCGCGAGGAATCGCGCTATTGATCGATAACACCAATGAATTCGCAGGAGCGGTCACCAAACCGACGCCCGGCTTCGTCAATTACCGCCAGGGCGCCAGCAACGCGGGCCAATATGCTATTTCGCTCAATATGGATTGGGAGAAACTAGCGGGCATCAAAGGTTTCGCCACCCACATGATCACCGTGGGCCGATACGGCACCACGGCGAACCGCATGTTCGGCGATTGGCTGAACCATGCTTCGGAAGTGTATGGCGGTGGCGGCAACGTCGTCGTCCATCTCGTTATGGCCTACGGCGAAGAAACCCTATTGGGTGGACGCGTCGCCCTCGCCGCAGGGCGCATGTCCGAAATGTCCGATTTCGTGGCCAGTCCGCTTTATTGCAACTTCCAAAACGGTAGCATGTGCGGACGCCCCAAAAACGCAACGGACAGCGCCTTCACCAGCGGATACCCGGCAGCCGTCTGGGCGGCGCGCGCGCGTGGTCGTCCCAGCCGTTTCACTTATCTGCAGATGGGCGTGTATCTGGCGGAAAACGGCATCTACCAAAATTTTCAGCATCGAACCGGCTTCAAGTTCAACGGCTCGAATATCGTCGGCACTCGTATCCCGTTGGAGTTCGGTTGGGAGCCGTTATTGAACGGCAATTTGCCCGGCCATTATAAAGTGGGCGGCGTGCTGATGACCGCGCCGACGGCGGATATGTACGAGGATATTGACGGCCTACCTTATGCGCTGACGCACCGTGCTCAACGCATGCACAAAGCCAGCTATGGAGCGTGGACCCTAATGGATCAGCGCATCGTCAATTACAATGGCGGCAAGGACGATTCCGGCATCACGGCGCTATGGGGCTTCCTCTATAACGACAAGCATACGTCTCTCCGCGAATGGGAGGCTTATGGCGCCGTGATCGATCGAGGGTTCTGGAAGGCGCGTCCCTTGGACACGATCGGCCTCGCCTTCACCTATACGAAAATTTCGCCCGGCGTGCAGATAAGCGAAGAACTGCTTCGTGCGCAAAATCGCTCCATGCCCAACCATGCAACCGGCATCCAGCGCCATACCAGCGTATTCGAAGCCAACTACGCCATCCATGTTATGCGCGGCGTTATTTTTCAGCCGCTATTCGAATATTTCATCCGCCCGAACGGACAAGGCAATTTACGCAACGCGGAATTGCTGGGCTTCAAAAGCCATATCGAGTTTCTTTGA
- a CDS encoding riboflavin synthase, translating to MFSGIIEHIGHVENVTPREQALVTRIATGLPDLELGESIAVNGVCLTVAAFDPSGWADFYISSETLDRTALNRLKPGTRVNLERATTPATRLSGHIVQGHVDGVGRLAFVEDVGESHKIRISLPKDLRRYIVEKGSIALDGISLTINAIGPLGPDSFDIELMIIPHTWSHTGLGGLTIEDPINVEVDVLGKYIESLLQYGGRS from the coding sequence ATGTTTTCTGGGATTATCGAACATATCGGCCACGTCGAGAACGTGACGCCACGCGAACAAGCGCTGGTGACACGGATCGCAACCGGCCTCCCAGATTTGGAATTGGGAGAAAGCATCGCGGTCAACGGGGTGTGTTTGACGGTCGCCGCCTTCGACCCTTCAGGATGGGCCGATTTTTACATTAGTTCCGAAACGCTGGACCGCACGGCGCTCAACCGTCTCAAGCCTGGAACGCGCGTCAATCTCGAACGCGCCACCACGCCTGCCACGCGCCTTTCAGGCCATATCGTGCAAGGTCATGTCGATGGCGTCGGGCGGCTGGCGTTTGTCGAGGATGTGGGCGAATCCCACAAAATTCGCATTTCCCTCCCGAAGGATCTGCGTCGTTACATCGTAGAGAAAGGCTCCATCGCACTGGATGGCATCAGCCTGACGATCAACGCCATTGGCCCGCTCGGGCCGGATTCTTTCGATATCGAGTTGATGATCATTCCTCATACTTGGAGCCATACCGGCCTCGGTGGGCTGACGATTGAGGACCCGATCAATGTGGAGGTCGATGTTTTGGGCAAATACATCGAAAGCCTGCTGCAATATGGAGGACGGTCATGA
- a CDS encoding NAD(P)/FAD-dependent oxidoreductase, with translation MAEENHQDRFTVVIVGGGSAGITVAAQLKRQRPNLSIAIIEPSTTHAYQPGWTLVGAGVMTLQETLRQEGGLVPSGVTWIRKRTAAFHPEEKAVELEDGSRIEYRRLVACPGIQLDWDKIEGLKETLGRNGVTSNYSREHCAYTWECIQSLDGGTALFTQPPMPIKCAGAPQKIAYLAADYWRREGRLYKTRVEFLLAGDVLFGVKYFVPSLQKMVDYYGIDLHYKENLIRVDGEKKEAVFQRVGSDETITRSFDMLHVTPPQSAPDFIKKSPLANAAGWIGVDPATLRHVKYDDIFALGDATSTSNAKTAAAVRSQAPIVVANLLASLDGRPQNASYDGYGACPLTVSYGKVVLAEFLYGGKPAPSFPYDQRKPSRFAWLLKTQGFPHLYWNLMLRGYDIKVPHKEVEQG, from the coding sequence ATGGCAGAGGAAAATCATCAGGATCGCTTTACCGTCGTGATCGTCGGTGGCGGTTCCGCAGGCATTACCGTCGCCGCGCAACTCAAGCGCCAGCGCCCCAATCTTTCCATCGCCATCATCGAACCTTCCACCACCCATGCCTATCAGCCCGGCTGGACGCTGGTGGGCGCGGGCGTCATGACGTTGCAGGAAACGCTGCGCCAGGAAGGCGGGTTGGTGCCTTCCGGCGTGACTTGGATTCGTAAGCGCACCGCCGCTTTCCATCCGGAAGAAAAAGCCGTCGAACTCGAAGATGGCAGCCGCATCGAATATCGTCGTCTCGTCGCGTGTCCCGGCATCCAGTTGGATTGGGATAAGATCGAAGGTCTAAAGGAAACGCTGGGCCGCAACGGCGTGACGAGCAATTATTCCCGCGAACATTGCGCCTATACTTGGGAATGTATTCAGAGCCTCGATGGCGGCACGGCCTTGTTCACCCAACCGCCCATGCCGATCAAATGCGCGGGCGCACCGCAAAAAATCGCTTACCTCGCCGCCGATTATTGGCGTCGCGAAGGTCGTCTCTACAAAACGCGCGTGGAATTTCTTCTGGCCGGAGATGTTTTGTTCGGCGTGAAATATTTCGTGCCGTCTTTACAGAAGATGGTCGATTATTACGGCATTGACCTGCATTATAAAGAAAATCTTATTCGCGTTGACGGGGAGAAGAAAGAGGCGGTTTTCCAACGTGTTGGCAGCGATGAGACCATCACACGCTCGTTCGATATGCTGCATGTTACCCCGCCGCAAAGCGCGCCGGATTTCATCAAGAAAAGCCCGCTCGCCAACGCTGCCGGTTGGATCGGCGTCGATCCGGCAACCCTGCGCCATGTCAAATATGACGATATTTTCGCCCTTGGCGATGCCACCAGCACGTCCAACGCCAAAACCGCCGCTGCCGTGCGCTCTCAAGCGCCGATCGTCGTGGCCAATCTGTTGGCTTCTCTCGATGGACGCCCGCAGAACGCAAGTTATGACGGTTATGGCGCATGCCCGCTCACAGTGTCTTACGGGAAAGTGGTGCTGGCCGAGTTCCTTTATGGCGGAAAGCCCGCGCCGAGCTTCCCCTACGACCAACGTAAGCCGAGCCGTTTCGCCTGGCTGCTCAAAACTCAAGGGTTCCCGCATCTTTACTGGAACCTGATGCTGCGTGGTTACGACATCAAAGTGCCGCATAAAGAAGTCGAACAAGGCTGA
- a CDS encoding bifunctional 3,4-dihydroxy-2-butanone-4-phosphate synthase/GTP cyclohydrolase II, giving the protein MKPNLAASIRAMREGRMVMMVDDEGRENEGDLVMAAQFATAEAINFMATHARGLICLPLEGEQLDRLELPMMPRRGYDPRGTAFTVSIEATTGITTGISAADRARTIQVAAHPDAKPQEISTPGHIFPLRAHPDGVLGRDGHTEGSVDLARLAGLVPAAVICEVMSSDGTMARLPELQHFSHRHDIPIISIADLTQWCRENGRQAVTQDIPIGPQPPAIEKIAEADLPSLYGGHDLRIHAFRAPDGIEHVALVKGDLSRNVPLVRLHSECVTGDSLGSLRCDCGPQLREAMERIAGADSGVLIYLRGHEGRGIGLGNKIRAYALQDRGRDTLDANLELGLPADARDWAAAVAILQSLKVRELDLLTNNPDKTRGLEEGGLIVRRREALEAGSNPFNRNYLRAKRTRMGHQLSNSLPGAVADFIKQRENT; this is encoded by the coding sequence ATGAAACCCAATCTCGCCGCCTCGATCCGCGCCATGCGGGAAGGCCGCATGGTGATGATGGTCGATGACGAAGGGCGCGAAAACGAAGGCGATTTGGTCATGGCGGCGCAATTCGCCACGGCGGAGGCCATCAATTTCATGGCTACGCACGCGCGTGGCTTGATTTGCCTCCCCTTGGAAGGCGAACAGCTCGATCGCCTCGAACTTCCGATGATGCCGCGCCGCGGCTACGACCCACGCGGCACGGCCTTTACCGTCTCTATCGAAGCGACAACCGGCATCACGACGGGAATCTCAGCGGCAGACCGCGCCCGGACAATTCAAGTAGCGGCACATCCGGACGCCAAACCGCAGGAAATCAGCACGCCCGGACATATCTTCCCACTTCGCGCGCATCCCGATGGAGTTCTGGGCCGCGATGGCCATACCGAAGGTTCGGTCGATCTGGCGCGCCTAGCCGGTCTGGTGCCGGCGGCGGTCATCTGCGAAGTTATGAGCTCGGATGGCACCATGGCGCGTCTGCCGGAATTGCAGCATTTCTCGCATCGTCACGATATTCCCATCATCTCCATTGCCGACCTGACGCAATGGTGCCGCGAAAATGGGCGTCAGGCCGTCACGCAGGATATTCCCATCGGTCCGCAACCGCCTGCGATCGAGAAAATAGCCGAGGCCGATCTGCCTAGCCTGTATGGCGGTCATGATCTGCGTATCCACGCCTTCCGCGCGCCGGATGGGATCGAGCATGTCGCTTTGGTCAAAGGCGATCTTTCTCGCAATGTGCCGCTGGTGCGCCTCCATTCGGAATGCGTCACCGGCGATTCACTCGGCTCCCTGCGGTGCGATTGCGGCCCGCAACTGCGCGAAGCGATGGAACGGATCGCGGGCGCCGATTCGGGCGTGCTGATCTATCTGCGTGGCCATGAAGGACGCGGGATCGGGTTGGGCAACAAAATCCGCGCCTACGCCTTGCAGGACCGTGGCCGGGATACGCTCGACGCCAATCTCGAACTCGGCTTGCCCGCCGATGCGCGGGATTGGGCCGCGGCGGTGGCGATTTTGCAATCGCTGAAAGTCCGGGAACTCGATCTTCTCACCAATAATCCCGATAAGACGCGCGGATTGGAGGAAGGCGGCCTGATCGTGCGCCGCCGCGAAGCACTGGAGGCTGGCTCCAACCCCTTCAACCGGAATTATTTGCGCGCCAAACGCACACGCATGGGCCATCAGCTCAGCAACTCCTTGCCCGGTGCGGTAGCCGATTTCATCAAACAACGAGAAAACACATGA
- a CDS encoding MMPL family transporter, whose amino-acid sequence MLASLISRIVTFCAQRAWLVVAIFALLVGGSVLATTTLLGVTTNTDEMFSSKLPWKQRNAELTKLFPQNDNLMVAVIRSDIPEQGRETARQLGRILSADHKNFQTVRLPDDNPFLQNHGLLYLDKPVLGTLLDNIVAAQPFLGTLAADPSARGLFGALGLIGEGVAAGQGVPDSFAPELRGFAQSLNDAANGHARDLSWQNLLAGPLSSLAGSYEFVLTQPRLDFTSLQPGGTASDAMRSAINSLPFVKSGHANAMITGEVQLNDEEFSTVAHGMGFGLVTSLVLVALWLVLAVHSPRVIVPILITLVVGLLLTTGFAAISVGKLNLISVAFAILFVGIAVDFAIQFSVRFRGQRLPNGQAMPIQEALAHTGSETGHQILVAALATAAGFLAFVPTSFVGVAQLGLIAGIGMLIAFVCTMTLLPALLHICRAHLGRGTPGFARLAPMDHAVRRYRKPILGLFSLLAVIGLALIPMLHFDADPLHTKNPHTEGMKALHLLEQDPRSSPYTGELLAPNLQVAKEKAAAFSKLSSVNEVIWLGAFVPEDQQTKLAMVQDTASILLPTLIGQPVAPAPDANALRASAKAAADKLGSVLDKLKPNDPLRDIQSALTKLAQAPDEQILAANTALTRFLPMQLDQLKNILQPTPVTLENIPPDVARDYVLPDGRALVSIHPKGRMSDNKVLYHFLSQMRSVDPNVAGSALEVVESARTMVHAFSIAALSAIVMIAIILFVALRRILDMALVLAPLLLSALLTVILVVTVPETLNYANIIALPLLLGVGVSFNIYFVMNWRSGVKGPLVSPTARAVLFSALTTGTAFGSLAASHHPGTSSMGRLLLMSLGCTLVATLVFIPALLPKRSIDQE is encoded by the coding sequence ATGCTTGCTTCCCTGATCAGCCGTATCGTCACATTCTGCGCACAGCGCGCTTGGCTCGTCGTCGCCATTTTCGCTTTACTGGTAGGCGGCAGCGTGCTGGCGACGACAACGCTTCTCGGCGTCACGACCAATACGGATGAAATGTTTTCTTCCAAATTACCTTGGAAGCAACGCAATGCGGAACTGACGAAGCTCTTCCCCCAAAACGATAATCTGATGGTGGCCGTCATCCGCTCCGACATTCCCGAGCAAGGACGGGAAACGGCGCGCCAACTGGGCCGCATCCTCAGCGCCGATCATAAGAATTTTCAGACGGTGCGCCTACCGGACGACAATCCGTTTTTGCAAAATCATGGATTGCTCTATCTCGACAAACCCGTGCTCGGCACCCTGCTCGATAATATCGTCGCCGCCCAGCCGTTCCTCGGGACCTTGGCGGCCGATCCTTCGGCACGCGGCCTGTTCGGCGCGCTGGGCCTGATCGGCGAGGGCGTCGCGGCGGGCCAAGGCGTTCCCGACAGCTTCGCACCGGAATTACGCGGTTTCGCTCAATCGCTGAACGATGCGGCGAACGGTCATGCGCGCGATCTGTCCTGGCAGAACCTGCTTGCCGGGCCGCTTTCCTCCCTGGCCGGCAGTTACGAGTTCGTGCTGACCCAACCGCGCCTGGACTTTACCTCCCTTCAGCCCGGAGGCACCGCCAGCGACGCCATGCGCAGCGCCATCAACAGCCTGCCTTTCGTCAAAAGCGGTCATGCCAACGCCATGATCACCGGCGAGGTCCAGTTGAACGATGAGGAATTTTCGACGGTCGCCCACGGCATGGGCTTCGGCCTCGTGACGTCCTTGGTGCTGGTTGCGCTCTGGCTGGTGTTGGCGGTTCATTCCCCCCGCGTGATCGTGCCGATTCTGATTACGCTTGTCGTAGGCCTCCTCCTGACGACCGGCTTCGCCGCGATCAGCGTCGGCAAGCTCAACTTGATCTCGGTCGCCTTCGCGATTTTGTTCGTCGGCATCGCCGTCGATTTCGCCATTCAGTTCTCGGTGCGCTTTCGCGGCCAGCGCCTTCCCAACGGTCAGGCAATGCCGATTCAGGAAGCGCTCGCCCATACGGGAAGCGAAACCGGGCATCAGATCCTGGTCGCCGCTTTAGCGACCGCCGCGGGCTTCCTGGCCTTCGTGCCGACAAGCTTCGTCGGAGTCGCGCAGCTTGGGCTGATCGCCGGTATCGGCATGCTGATCGCCTTTGTCTGCACCATGACGCTGCTGCCGGCGCTTTTGCATATCTGTCGCGCCCATCTCGGGCGCGGCACGCCGGGATTTGCTCGTCTGGCCCCGATGGATCATGCAGTCCGCCGTTATCGCAAACCGATCCTGGGGCTGTTCTCGCTTCTCGCCGTCATCGGCCTCGCCCTGATCCCGATGCTGCATTTCGATGCGGACCCGCTTCACACCAAAAACCCGCATACGGAAGGGATGAAGGCGCTTCATCTGCTGGAGCAGGATCCGCGTTCCTCGCCTTATACCGGCGAATTGCTGGCCCCTAATCTGCAAGTCGCGAAAGAAAAAGCGGCGGCGTTCAGCAAACTATCGAGCGTGAACGAGGTGATCTGGCTGGGCGCTTTCGTGCCGGAAGACCAGCAAACCAAACTGGCGATGGTGCAGGACACGGCCTCCATCCTTCTGCCGACATTGATCGGTCAGCCGGTAGCGCCCGCGCCTGATGCCAACGCCCTGCGCGCGAGCGCGAAAGCGGCGGCCGATAAGCTCGGCAGCGTGTTGGATAAGCTGAAGCCGAACGACCCGCTGCGCGATATTCAGTCCGCACTTACAAAATTGGCGCAAGCACCGGACGAACAAATCCTGGCGGCGAACACGGCTCTGACGCGCTTCCTGCCGATGCAACTCGACCAGTTGAAAAACATCCTTCAGCCGACGCCGGTCACGCTGGAAAACATTCCGCCCGACGTCGCGCGCGACTATGTCCTGCCGGACGGCCGGGCTCTGGTCAGCATCCATCCCAAGGGCCGGATGTCCGACAATAAGGTTCTCTATCACTTCCTGTCGCAGATGCGCAGCGTGGACCCGAACGTGGCCGGTTCCGCGCTGGAAGTGGTCGAAAGCGCGCGCACGATGGTGCATGCCTTCTCTATCGCCGCGCTCTCGGCCATCGTCATGATCGCCATCATCTTGTTCGTCGCGCTGCGCCGTATTCTGGATATGGCGCTTGTCCTGGCGCCGCTTCTGCTCTCCGCCTTGCTGACGGTCATTCTCGTCGTCACGGTGCCGGAGACGTTGAATTACGCCAACATCATCGCCCTGCCTTTGCTTCTGGGCGTAGGCGTTTCGTTCAATATCTACTTCGTGATGAACTGGCGCTCTGGCGTGAAAGGCCCCCTCGTCTCGCCGACCGCGCGCGCCGTTCTGTTTTCGGCATTGACCACAGGCACAGCGTTCGGCTCCTTGGCGGCTTCGCATCATCCCGGCACGTCGAGCATGGGGCGTTTGCTGCTGATGTCGCTCGGATGCACGTTGGTGGCGACTCTGGTCTTTATTCCTGCACTGTTGCCGAAGCGCTCAATCGACCAAGAATAA
- the ribH gene encoding 6,7-dimethyl-8-ribityllumazine synthase, which translates to MSKFIPVAPDLRLSPAPKLALLVSRFNTEVTHGLRDGALAWLAEHDIHDVDIFDAPGAFELPLMSQTLAKSGHYEGVICLGCVIKGDTAHFEFISLGATVGLMQAQLNTEVPIAFGVLTTYNDEQARTRSRDDVHNKGREASAACVESLAFLRHIRR; encoded by the coding sequence ATGAGCAAATTCATCCCTGTCGCGCCTGATCTGCGCCTGTCTCCCGCCCCGAAACTGGCGTTGCTGGTCAGCCGTTTCAACACGGAAGTCACGCACGGCCTGCGTGACGGCGCTTTGGCTTGGTTGGCCGAGCATGACATTCACGATGTGGATATTTTCGATGCGCCCGGCGCTTTCGAATTGCCGCTAATGTCGCAAACGCTTGCGAAAAGTGGGCATTATGAAGGTGTCATTTGCCTTGGCTGCGTCATTAAAGGCGATACGGCGCATTTCGAATTCATCAGCCTGGGCGCGACGGTCGGACTGATGCAAGCGCAGCTGAACACGGAAGTGCCGATCGCTTTCGGTGTGCTCACGACTTATAATGATGAACAAGCCAGAACACGTTCACGCGATGATGTTCATAATAAAGGGCGCGAAGCGTCGGCCGCTTGCGTGGAAAGCCTTGCATTTTTGCGCCATATCCGTCGCTAA